One genomic region from Streptomyces sp. NBC_01431 encodes:
- a CDS encoding 3-oxoacyl-ACP reductase, translating to MSSDASICRRLVGRTAVITGAGSGIGLATARRLAAEGANVVCGDIDETAGKAAAEAVGGTFVKVDVTDQEQVEALFKAAFDTYGSVDIAFNNAGISPPDDDSILTTGLDAWRRVQEVNLTSVYLCCKAALPYMQRQGRGSIINTASFVAIMGAATSQISYTASKGGVLAMSRELGVQFAREGIRVNALCPGPVNTPLLQELFAKDPERAARRLVHIPAGRFAEADEIAAAVAFLASDDSSFINATDFLVDGGISGAYVTPL from the coding sequence ATGTCTTCTGACGCCAGCATCTGCCGCCGCCTGGTCGGCCGCACCGCCGTCATCACCGGGGCCGGCAGCGGCATCGGCCTCGCCACCGCCAGGCGCCTCGCCGCCGAAGGCGCCAACGTCGTGTGCGGCGACATCGACGAGACGGCGGGCAAGGCCGCGGCCGAAGCCGTCGGCGGCACCTTCGTCAAGGTCGACGTCACCGACCAGGAGCAGGTCGAGGCGCTCTTCAAGGCCGCGTTCGACACCTACGGCAGCGTCGACATCGCGTTCAACAACGCGGGCATCTCGCCACCCGACGACGACTCCATCCTCACCACCGGCCTCGACGCCTGGCGCCGGGTCCAGGAAGTCAACCTCACCTCCGTGTACCTGTGCTGCAAGGCAGCGCTGCCCTACATGCAGCGTCAGGGCCGGGGTTCCATCATCAACACCGCCTCGTTCGTGGCGATCATGGGGGCCGCCACCTCGCAGATCTCGTACACCGCCTCCAAGGGCGGCGTGCTCGCCATGTCGCGCGAGCTCGGCGTGCAGTTCGCCCGCGAGGGCATCCGCGTCAACGCGCTGTGCCCCGGGCCGGTCAACACCCCGCTGCTCCAGGAGCTGTTCGCCAAGGACCCCGAGCGCGCCGCGCGCCGTCTGGTGCACATCCCGGCGGGCCGGTTCGCGGAGGCCGACGAGATCGCGGCCGCGGTCGCCTTCCTCGCCAGTGACGACTCCTCGTTCATCAACGCCACCGACTTCCTGGTCGACGGCGGCATCTCGGGGGCGTACGTCACCCCCCTCTAG